The following are from one region of the Actinoplanes sp. L3-i22 genome:
- a CDS encoding nucleotidyl transferase AbiEii/AbiGii toxin family protein: MTEISGDFETHVTVPAGQAGALAGFAAEHGVKFLHIELDRGESASQPMLTLHGSGTFMAQVVAVQDWCDRLRAAGLEPIRAKIEATPWAVGVPQQESDVHGEPAYRYFEHHLKLRLPAGTELGPITELAESHGARLSRNARARSADGAEVRFVNQRCHRVGRAVASERLELLAGALRAAGHEVVSVEQEYVVLDDNLRLDSGWLPGSAAARDDRRDRIAPEYSRDFPATYHAVPQRTGVLQRLVFDPALKQHADAYRAGEPVFDDPEVGERWRAARRAALRHVLTVLAGGFWGRYLVLRGSAAMPAWVGAAAREPGDLDFVVTPATVTSGGAEAQALIEGVVAELAQRPGAGLRPDRVGRSAIWTYERADGLRLVIPFQQRGIPDGSVQVDLVFGEELPIPPELVRVPGVQRPVPAATAGLSLAWKLLWLATDRYPQGKDLYDAVLLAEHTGVDLALVRDLMRPELGGEADEFSAQSVLGWPDVQWDNFALEYPELVAEGHELPWLRRLAVALHRAWS; encoded by the coding sequence GTGACAGAGATATCGGGGGACTTCGAGACGCATGTGACCGTGCCGGCCGGGCAGGCCGGGGCGCTGGCCGGGTTCGCGGCCGAGCACGGGGTGAAGTTCCTGCACATCGAGCTGGACCGGGGCGAGTCGGCGTCGCAGCCGATGCTGACCCTGCACGGCAGCGGCACGTTCATGGCCCAGGTCGTCGCCGTGCAGGACTGGTGCGACCGGCTGCGGGCGGCCGGGCTGGAGCCGATCCGCGCCAAGATCGAGGCGACGCCGTGGGCCGTCGGGGTGCCCCAGCAGGAGTCCGACGTCCACGGCGAGCCGGCGTATCGATATTTCGAGCATCATCTCAAGCTGCGCCTGCCGGCCGGGACCGAGCTCGGGCCGATCACCGAGCTGGCCGAGTCGCACGGCGCCCGCCTGTCGCGGAACGCGCGGGCGAGGTCGGCCGACGGCGCCGAGGTCCGGTTCGTCAACCAGCGCTGCCACCGGGTCGGGCGGGCGGTCGCGTCGGAGCGGCTCGAGCTGCTGGCCGGCGCGCTGCGGGCGGCCGGGCACGAGGTGGTCTCGGTCGAGCAGGAGTACGTGGTGCTCGACGACAACCTGCGGCTGGACAGCGGCTGGCTGCCGGGCTCCGCCGCCGCGCGGGACGACCGCCGGGACCGGATCGCTCCGGAGTACTCGCGCGACTTCCCGGCCACCTATCACGCGGTGCCGCAGCGCACGGGCGTGCTGCAGCGGCTGGTCTTCGACCCGGCGCTGAAGCAGCATGCCGACGCCTACCGGGCCGGCGAGCCGGTCTTCGACGATCCGGAGGTCGGCGAGCGCTGGCGGGCCGCCCGGCGGGCCGCGCTGCGACACGTCCTCACCGTGCTGGCCGGCGGATTCTGGGGGCGGTATCTGGTGCTCCGCGGCAGCGCCGCCATGCCGGCCTGGGTCGGCGCGGCCGCCCGGGAGCCGGGTGACCTGGACTTCGTGGTCACGCCGGCCACCGTCACCAGCGGCGGTGCGGAGGCGCAGGCGCTGATCGAGGGGGTCGTCGCCGAGCTGGCTCAGCGGCCCGGTGCCGGGCTGCGACCGGACCGGGTCGGGCGGTCCGCGATCTGGACCTACGAGCGGGCCGACGGTCTCCGCCTGGTGATCCCGTTCCAGCAGCGCGGCATCCCGGACGGGTCCGTGCAGGTCGACCTGGTCTTCGGCGAGGAGTTGCCGATCCCGCCGGAGCTGGTTCGGGTGCCCGGTGTGCAGCGCCCGGTGCCGGCGGCGACCGCCGGGCTGTCGCTGGCCTGGAAACTGCTGTGGCTGGCGACCGACCGCTATCCGCAGGGCAAGGACCTGTACGACGCGGTGCTGCTGGCCGAGCACACCGGTGTCGACCTCGCGCTGGTCCGGGACCTGATGCGGCCGGAGCTGGGGGGCGAGGCCGACGAGTTCAGCGCGCAGTCGGTGCTGGGCTGGCCGGATGTGCAGTGGGACAACTTCGCCCTGGAGTATCCGGAGCTGGTCGCCGAGGGGCACGAGTTGCCGTGGCTGCGGCGGCTCGCGGTGGCCCTGCATCGCGCCTGGTCCTGA
- a CDS encoding metal-sulfur cluster assembly factor, with protein sequence MAEERAAAADAGEVVEVPAAGVSAVPAVAETAPEKTGPVKKATQDEVEEAMKDVVDPELGINVVDLGLVYGTHVDDDNVVTLDMTLTSAACPLTDVIEDQTRQALTTGPGGGLVQDFRINWVWLPPWGPDKITDDGREQLRALGFNV encoded by the coding sequence CTGGCCGAGGAGCGGGCCGCGGCCGCCGACGCCGGCGAGGTCGTCGAGGTCCCGGCGGCCGGTGTCTCGGCCGTCCCGGCCGTCGCGGAGACCGCGCCGGAGAAGACCGGGCCGGTCAAGAAGGCCACCCAGGACGAGGTCGAAGAGGCCATGAAGGACGTCGTCGACCCCGAGCTCGGGATCAACGTCGTCGACCTCGGCCTCGTCTACGGCACCCACGTCGACGACGACAACGTGGTCACGCTGGACATGACGCTGACGTCGGCGGCCTGCCCGCTGACCGACGTGATCGAGGACCAGACCCGGCAGGCGCTGACCACCGGCCCCGGTGGCGGCCTGGTCCAGGACTTCCGGATCAACTGGGTGTGGCTGCCGCCGTGGGGCCCGGACAAGATCACTGATGACGGTCGCGAGCAGCTCAGGGCTCTCGGCTTCAACGTCTGA
- a CDS encoding maleylpyruvate isomerase family mycothiol-dependent enzyme yields the protein MTPTAPFPELVTLVEERSATLRAAAASAPDMGARVPGCPDWSLRDLVAHLGEVQRFWALVVTEADPTGPPPRDRKGSTFPQSDLLEWFGESTRMLGAALRAAGPDTPCWAWWPAGAAPYTAGAIARHQVQETAVHAYDALEALGKPEPLPAGVAVDGVGEFLSTCLGALGAWPHRPARVQFQAIEGPSWTVDLSPSGATVDPAASGEPVTRIQGTASDLVLFLYRRIALEDVRIDGDREVATQLRTWSQIN from the coding sequence ATGACTCCGACTGCGCCCTTCCCCGAGCTGGTCACCCTGGTCGAGGAGCGGTCCGCGACGCTGCGGGCCGCCGCCGCGAGCGCCCCCGACATGGGTGCCCGGGTGCCCGGCTGTCCCGACTGGTCACTGCGTGACCTGGTCGCCCACCTCGGCGAGGTGCAGCGCTTCTGGGCGCTGGTGGTGACCGAGGCCGACCCGACCGGCCCGCCGCCGCGGGACCGCAAGGGCAGCACGTTCCCACAGAGCGACCTGCTCGAATGGTTCGGCGAGTCGACCCGGATGCTCGGGGCCGCCCTGCGCGCGGCCGGCCCGGACACGCCGTGCTGGGCGTGGTGGCCGGCGGGGGCGGCGCCGTACACCGCGGGGGCGATCGCGCGGCATCAGGTGCAGGAGACGGCCGTGCACGCGTACGACGCGCTGGAAGCCCTCGGCAAGCCGGAACCGCTGCCAGCCGGGGTGGCCGTCGACGGTGTCGGCGAGTTCCTCAGCACCTGTCTCGGGGCCCTCGGGGCGTGGCCGCACCGGCCGGCGCGGGTGCAGTTCCAGGCGATCGAGGGGCCGTCCTGGACGGTCGACCTCTCGCCGTCCGGGGCGACCGTGGACCCGGCGGCCAGCGGCGAGCCGGTGACCCGGATCCAGGGGACGGCCAGTGACCTGGTGCTGTTCCTCTATCGCCGGATCGCGCTGGAGGACGTCCGCATCGACGGGGACCGGGAGGTGGCCACCCAGCTCCGCACCTGGTCCCAGATCAACTGA
- the sufB gene encoding Fe-S cluster assembly protein SufB: MTDQIVTQEEHLAALGKYEYGWADADVAGATAQRGLSEAVVRNISALKSEPQWMLDLRLKGLRLFDRKPMPSWGADLTGIDFQNIKYFVRSTEKQAATWDDLPADIKNTYDKLGIPEAEKQRLVSGVAAQYESEVVYHAIREDLEAQGVLFLDTDTALREHEELFREYFGTVIPVGDNKFAALNTATWSGGSFIYVPKGVHVDIPLQAYFRINTENMGQFERTLIIADEGSYIHYVEGCTAPIYSSDSLHSAVVEIVVKKNARVRYTTIQNWSNNVYNLVTKRATCEEGATMEWVDGNIGSKVTMKYPAVYMTGAHAKGEVLSIAMAGAGQHQDSGAKMVHAAPHTSSTIISKSIARGGGRTSYRGLVQVLEGSAHSKSTVKCDALLVDTISRSDTYPYVDIREDDVNMGHEATVSKVSEDQLFYLMSRGLTEDEAMAMIVRGFIEPIAKELPMEYALELNRLIELQMEGAVG; this comes from the coding sequence ATGACTGACCAGATCGTCACTCAGGAAGAGCACCTGGCCGCACTCGGTAAGTACGAGTACGGCTGGGCCGACGCCGATGTCGCGGGTGCGACCGCGCAGCGTGGCCTCTCCGAGGCGGTGGTGCGCAACATCTCCGCGCTGAAGAGCGAGCCGCAGTGGATGCTCGACCTGCGTCTGAAGGGCCTGCGTCTGTTCGACCGCAAGCCGATGCCGTCGTGGGGCGCCGACCTCACCGGCATCGACTTCCAGAACATCAAGTACTTCGTGCGCTCCACCGAGAAGCAGGCCGCCACCTGGGACGACCTGCCCGCGGACATCAAGAACACGTACGACAAGCTGGGCATCCCGGAGGCCGAGAAGCAGCGCCTCGTCTCCGGCGTCGCCGCGCAGTACGAGTCCGAGGTCGTCTACCACGCGATCCGCGAGGACCTGGAGGCGCAGGGCGTCCTGTTCCTGGACACCGACACCGCCCTGCGCGAGCACGAGGAGCTCTTCCGGGAGTACTTCGGCACGGTGATCCCGGTCGGTGACAACAAGTTCGCCGCGCTGAACACCGCGACCTGGTCCGGCGGCTCGTTCATCTACGTGCCGAAGGGTGTGCACGTCGACATCCCGCTGCAGGCCTACTTCCGGATCAACACGGAGAACATGGGCCAGTTCGAGCGCACGCTGATCATCGCCGACGAGGGCAGCTACATCCACTACGTCGAGGGCTGCACGGCGCCGATCTACTCGTCCGACTCGCTGCACTCCGCGGTCGTCGAGATCGTCGTGAAGAAGAACGCCCGGGTCCGTTACACGACCATCCAGAACTGGTCGAACAACGTCTACAACCTGGTCACCAAGCGCGCCACCTGCGAAGAGGGCGCGACCATGGAGTGGGTCGACGGCAACATCGGCTCCAAGGTGACCATGAAGTACCCGGCGGTCTACATGACCGGCGCGCACGCCAAGGGCGAGGTGCTGTCGATCGCGATGGCCGGCGCGGGTCAGCACCAGGACTCCGGCGCCAAGATGGTGCACGCCGCGCCGCACACCTCCTCGACGATCATCTCCAAGTCGATCGCCCGTGGCGGTGGCCGTACGTCGTACCGCGGTCTCGTCCAGGTCCTCGAGGGCTCCGCGCACTCGAAGAGCACGGTCAAGTGCGACGCGCTGCTGGTCGACACGATCTCCCGCTCGGACACGTACCCGTACGTGGACATCCGCGAGGACGACGTGAACATGGGCCACGAGGCGACCGTCTCCAAGGTCAGCGAGGACCAGCTCTTCTACCTGATGAGCCGCGGTCTGACCGAGGACGAGGCGATGGCCATGATCGTGCGTGGCTTCATCGAGCCGATCGCCAAGGAGCTCCCGATGGAGTACGCGCTGGAGCTGAACCGGCTGATCGAGCTGCAGATGGAAGGGGCCGTGGGTTAA
- the sufU gene encoding Fe-S cluster assembly sulfur transfer protein SufU produces MMLDGLYQDIILDHYKHPHGRGLRDPFDGEAHHVNPTCGDEITMRVNQDLSEISYDGLGCSISQASASVLHELLQGQDVHDASRIHHAFVELMQSRGTVEPDEDVLGDGIAFAGVAKFPARVKCALLPWMAFKDAAARAGVEVGASPEVKA; encoded by the coding sequence CTGATGCTCGACGGGCTGTACCAGGACATCATCCTGGACCACTACAAGCACCCGCACGGACGTGGGCTGCGCGACCCGTTCGACGGGGAGGCGCACCACGTCAACCCGACCTGCGGTGACGAGATCACCATGCGGGTCAATCAAGATCTTTCCGAGATTTCGTACGACGGTCTGGGCTGCTCGATCAGCCAGGCGTCCGCGTCCGTGCTGCACGAGCTGCTGCAGGGCCAGGATGTCCACGACGCGTCGCGGATCCACCACGCGTTCGTGGAGCTGATGCAGAGCCGTGGCACCGTCGAGCCGGACGAGGACGTGCTCGGCGACGGCATCGCCTTCGCCGGGGTGGCGAAGTTCCCGGCTCGGGTGAAGTGTGCGTTGCTGCCGTGGATGGCATTCAAGGACGCGGCGGCCCGGGCCGGCGTCGAGGTGGGCGCGAGCCCGGAGGTGAAGGCATGA
- a CDS encoding alpha/beta fold hydrolase: MRIACDVAGDGPGVLLLHSTVCDRRMWDSQVSALVAAGFRVTRCDFRGFGESPLPGTPWNDAEDVVELVAEGPVTVVGASGGGQIALEIAARWPERVAGLVLLCSALPGFPKSAERRAFAEREDALLSAGDLDGAVEVNVEQWLGPAAGPEQRAAVRVMQRRVFELQPPDLPEPEQIDVEWDLATIVARTLLVSGKHDLPDFRDIALHLAATLPDARHVELDWAGHLPSLERPDVINSLLIDFLRTR; this comes from the coding sequence ATGAGGATTGCGTGTGATGTGGCCGGGGATGGGCCCGGTGTCCTGTTGTTGCACTCGACCGTCTGTGATCGACGGATGTGGGATTCGCAGGTTTCTGCGCTTGTCGCGGCTGGGTTCCGGGTGACTCGGTGTGACTTCCGGGGGTTTGGGGAGAGTCCGCTCCCGGGGACGCCCTGGAACGACGCCGAGGATGTTGTCGAGCTGGTCGCGGAGGGGCCGGTGACCGTGGTCGGGGCCTCCGGGGGTGGGCAGATCGCGCTGGAGATCGCCGCGCGCTGGCCGGAGCGGGTCGCCGGGCTGGTGCTGCTCTGTTCGGCGCTGCCCGGGTTTCCGAAGAGCGCCGAGCGGCGGGCGTTCGCCGAGCGGGAGGATGCGCTGCTGAGTGCCGGGGATCTCGACGGCGCGGTGGAGGTGAACGTCGAGCAGTGGCTCGGGCCCGCGGCCGGGCCGGAGCAGCGGGCCGCGGTGCGGGTCATGCAGCGCCGGGTCTTCGAGCTGCAGCCACCGGATCTGCCGGAGCCGGAGCAGATCGACGTCGAGTGGGATCTGGCCACGATCGTCGCGCGGACGCTACTGGTCTCCGGGAAACACGACCTTCCGGATTTCCGGGACATCGCGCTGCACCTGGCCGCGACTCTGCCGGACGCGCGGCACGTCGAGCTCGACTGGGCCGGTCACCTGCCGAGTCTGGAGCGACCCGACGTGATCAACTCACTGTTGATCGATTTTTTAAGAACCCGATGA
- the sufC gene encoding Fe-S cluster assembly ATPase SufC, with protein sequence MSTLEIRDLQVSVKLPDGELKPILAGVDLTIKSGETHAIMGPNGSGKSTLAYSIAGHPKYQITGGSVTLDGQDILALTVDERARAGLFLAMQYPVEVPGVSVANFLRTAKTAIDGEAPKLRTWAGELRGAMEKLQMDPAFAQRNVNEGFSGGEKKRHEIMQLELLKPKMAILDETDSGLDIDALRIVSEGVNRVRANGETGFLLITHYVRILRYIKPDFVHVFVGGKIVEEGGSELADRLEAEGYEKFLAKA encoded by the coding sequence GTGAGCACCCTGGAGATCCGCGACCTGCAGGTTTCGGTGAAGCTGCCGGATGGCGAGCTGAAGCCGATCCTCGCCGGGGTCGACCTCACCATCAAGTCGGGCGAGACGCACGCCATCATGGGCCCGAACGGCTCCGGCAAGTCGACGCTGGCCTACTCCATCGCCGGCCACCCGAAGTACCAGATCACCGGCGGCTCGGTGACCCTGGACGGCCAGGACATCCTGGCCCTGACCGTGGACGAGCGGGCCCGGGCCGGCCTCTTCCTGGCGATGCAGTACCCGGTCGAGGTCCCCGGCGTCTCGGTGGCCAACTTCCTGCGGACCGCGAAGACCGCGATCGACGGCGAGGCGCCGAAGCTGCGCACCTGGGCCGGCGAGCTGCGCGGGGCCATGGAGAAGCTGCAGATGGACCCGGCGTTCGCCCAGCGCAACGTCAACGAGGGCTTCTCCGGCGGCGAGAAGAAGCGGCACGAGATCATGCAGCTCGAGCTGCTCAAGCCGAAGATGGCGATCCTCGACGAGACCGACTCCGGCCTCGACATCGACGCGCTGCGGATCGTCAGCGAGGGCGTCAACCGGGTCCGGGCGAACGGCGAGACCGGCTTCCTGCTGATCACCCACTACGTCCGGATCCTGCGCTACATCAAGCCGGACTTCGTGCACGTCTTCGTCGGCGGCAAGATCGTCGAGGAGGGCGGCTCCGAACTGGCCGACCGTCTCGAGGCCGAAGGCTACGAGAAGTTCCTCGCCAAGGCCTGA
- a CDS encoding alpha/beta fold hydrolase → MDTFIAPDGLRLALHRSGSGEPLVCLPGGPMQAGTYLGDLGGLSAHRLLLIPDLRGTGDSGAPADPATYRCDRQVPDVEALRERVRLERFDLLGHSAGASLALLYAVAHPTRVRRLVLVNPSPRAVNLEISDTDRQRIAEARRGEPWFPEAFAALERVRTGRATPADGRALAPFIYGRWDAETQAYSAREAGQKNKVAAATYNAAGAFNPDWVRAELARLPASVLVIAGEADMQLPPKHAAEYAGLFPHAEVAMVPDGGHFAWLDDADWFVQKVIGFLKNRSTVS, encoded by the coding sequence GTGGACACCTTCATCGCCCCCGATGGTCTCCGACTCGCTCTGCACCGCTCCGGCTCCGGCGAGCCGCTGGTGTGTCTCCCCGGTGGTCCGATGCAGGCCGGGACGTATCTCGGGGACCTCGGCGGCCTCTCCGCGCATCGGCTGCTGTTGATCCCGGACCTGCGCGGCACCGGCGACTCGGGTGCGCCGGCGGATCCCGCGACGTACCGTTGCGACCGCCAGGTCCCGGACGTCGAGGCGTTGCGCGAGCGGGTCCGCCTGGAGCGCTTCGACCTGCTCGGGCACTCCGCCGGCGCCAGCCTCGCGCTGCTCTACGCGGTCGCGCACCCGACCCGCGTGCGCCGGCTCGTGCTGGTCAACCCGAGCCCGCGCGCGGTGAACCTGGAGATCTCCGACACCGACCGGCAGCGGATCGCCGAGGCGCGGCGCGGCGAACCCTGGTTCCCGGAGGCGTTCGCCGCCCTCGAACGCGTGCGGACCGGCCGGGCCACCCCGGCCGACGGCCGCGCCCTCGCACCGTTCATCTACGGCCGCTGGGACGCGGAGACCCAGGCCTATTCGGCCCGCGAGGCAGGGCAGAAGAACAAGGTCGCGGCCGCGACCTACAACGCCGCGGGGGCTTTCAACCCCGATTGGGTACGGGCGGAGCTCGCCCGTCTGCCCGCATCCGTGCTGGTGATCGCGGGCGAGGCGGACATGCAGTTGCCGCCGAAGCACGCCGCCGAGTACGCGGGCCTGTTCCCGCACGCGGAAGTGGCGATGGTGCCGGACGGCGGCCACTTCGCGTGGCTGGACGACGCGGACTGGTTCGTACAGAAAGTCATCGGGTTCTTAAAAAATCGATCAACAGTGAGTTGA
- the sufD gene encoding Fe-S cluster assembly protein SufD — translation MTTEVIAPPSTKSQVLRSFDVTDYPALNGREEEWRFTPLKRLRDLVKATSLTGAAPSVEHGDLPAGVTVFSADDVDPVLTPFDRVSALAYGSAAGVTVIEVAAEAEPAEAAVIQVVGKGGDAAAARTVVRVGNFAKATIVLEQTGTVTLADNIEVVIGDSAQLTLVTVADWDRDAVQAQHVKFRVGKDARVQHVQVTLGGDLVRQFTSVEYAGRGGDAELWGLYFADAGQHQEHRQLVDHSVPDCRSYVGYRGALQGASAHTVWVGDVLIRAAATGTDTYEINRNLVLTDGARADSVPNLEIETGEVAGAGHASATGRFDDEQLFYLMARGIPEGEARKLVVRGFFAELINKIPVEALRERLGDAIEARLVEAGA, via the coding sequence ATGACAACCGAGGTCATCGCCCCGCCGAGCACCAAGTCGCAGGTGCTGCGCTCCTTCGACGTCACCGACTACCCGGCCCTCAACGGCCGGGAGGAGGAGTGGCGTTTCACCCCGCTCAAGCGGCTCCGTGACCTGGTCAAGGCCACGTCGTTGACCGGCGCCGCCCCGTCGGTGGAGCACGGCGACCTGCCCGCCGGCGTGACGGTGTTCAGCGCCGACGACGTGGACCCGGTGCTCACCCCGTTCGACCGGGTCAGCGCGCTGGCCTACGGCTCGGCCGCCGGCGTCACCGTGATCGAGGTGGCGGCCGAGGCCGAGCCGGCCGAGGCCGCCGTGATCCAGGTGGTCGGCAAGGGCGGCGACGCCGCGGCCGCGCGCACCGTGGTGCGGGTCGGCAACTTCGCCAAGGCCACGATCGTGCTGGAGCAGACCGGCACGGTCACCCTGGCCGACAACATCGAGGTCGTGATCGGCGACAGCGCCCAGCTCACCCTGGTCACGGTCGCCGACTGGGACCGCGACGCGGTGCAGGCCCAGCACGTCAAGTTCCGGGTCGGCAAGGACGCCCGGGTGCAGCACGTGCAGGTCACCCTCGGTGGCGACCTGGTCCGCCAGTTCACCAGCGTGGAATACGCCGGTCGCGGCGGCGACGCCGAGCTCTGGGGGCTGTACTTCGCCGACGCCGGCCAGCACCAGGAGCACCGTCAACTGGTCGACCACAGCGTGCCGGACTGCCGCAGCTACGTGGGTTACCGCGGGGCGCTGCAGGGCGCGTCCGCGCACACCGTCTGGGTCGGGGACGTGCTGATCCGGGCCGCTGCCACCGGCACGGACACCTATGAGATCAACCGGAACCTCGTCCTGACCGACGGGGCGCGGGCTGACTCCGTACCCAATCTGGAAATTGAAACCGGCGAAGTGGCCGGTGCGGGACACGCGAGCGCGACCGGTCGCTTCGATGACGAGCAGCTGTTCTACCTGATGGCGCGCGGCATCCCGGAGGGCGAGGCGCGCAAGCTGGTGGTCCGCGGCTTCTTCGCCGAGCTGATCAACAAGATCCCGGTCGAAGCGTTGCGCGAGCGCCTGGGCGACGCCATCGAGGCCCGTCTGGTGGAGGCCGGCGCTTAA
- a CDS encoding cysteine desulfurase: MSFDVERVRKDFPIFEREVNGHPLVYLDSANTSQKPVQVLDVMRAHQEKHNGNVSRSVHTLGTESTEMYEGARAKIASFIGAGSPDEVIFTKNSTEAINLVAHSAGQFLKLGPGDEIVISEMEHHSNLVPWQLLCERTGATLRWFGITDEGRLDESQLAELVNERTKLVSVAHMSNVLGTINDPAALVARARQVGALVMLDASQSVPHFPVDVRALGVDFIAFTGHKMLGPTGIGVLWGRFDLLAQMPPFLAGGSMIETVTMAKTTFAAPPARFEAGTPPITEAIGLGAAVDYLTGIGMDEIHRHEQEITAYALDQLAAVPGVRIYGPASPVNRGGTVSFGVEGVHPHDVGQILDALGVEVRVGHHCARPVCVRFGVPAMTRASFYLYTTTAEIDALARGLDQVRKVFG, encoded by the coding sequence ATGAGTTTCGACGTCGAGCGGGTGCGCAAGGACTTCCCGATCTTCGAGCGGGAGGTGAACGGCCACCCGCTGGTCTACCTGGACAGCGCCAACACCTCGCAGAAGCCGGTGCAGGTGCTCGACGTCATGCGCGCGCACCAGGAGAAGCACAACGGCAACGTGTCGCGCTCGGTGCACACCCTGGGCACCGAGTCGACCGAGATGTACGAGGGCGCGCGGGCGAAGATCGCGAGCTTCATCGGTGCGGGCAGCCCCGATGAAGTGATCTTCACCAAGAACTCCACCGAGGCGATCAACCTGGTCGCGCACTCCGCCGGGCAGTTCCTCAAGCTCGGCCCGGGCGACGAGATCGTGATCTCCGAGATGGAGCACCACTCGAACCTGGTGCCCTGGCAGCTGCTCTGCGAGCGGACCGGGGCCACGCTGCGCTGGTTCGGCATCACCGACGAGGGCCGGCTCGACGAGTCCCAGCTCGCCGAGCTGGTCAACGAGCGCACCAAACTGGTCTCGGTCGCGCACATGTCCAACGTGCTCGGCACGATCAACGACCCAGCCGCGCTGGTGGCCCGGGCCCGTCAGGTCGGCGCGCTGGTCATGCTGGACGCCTCCCAGTCGGTGCCGCACTTCCCGGTGGACGTGCGCGCGCTCGGTGTCGACTTCATCGCGTTCACCGGCCACAAGATGCTCGGCCCGACCGGCATCGGCGTGCTGTGGGGCCGGTTCGACCTGCTCGCGCAGATGCCGCCGTTCCTGGCCGGCGGCTCGATGATCGAGACGGTCACGATGGCGAAGACCACGTTCGCCGCGCCGCCCGCCCGCTTCGAGGCCGGCACCCCGCCGATCACCGAGGCGATCGGGCTCGGCGCGGCGGTGGACTACCTGACCGGCATCGGCATGGACGAGATCCACCGGCACGAGCAGGAGATCACCGCGTACGCGCTGGACCAGCTCGCGGCGGTCCCCGGCGTGCGCATCTACGGCCCGGCGTCCCCGGTCAACCGGGGTGGCACCGTGTCGTTCGGCGTCGAGGGGGTACACCCCCATGACGTCGGGCAGATCCTGGACGCGCTCGGCGTCGAGGTGCGGGTCGGCCACCACTGTGCCCGCCCGGTCTGCGTGCGGTTCGGGGTGCCGGCGATGACCCGGGCCTCGTTCTACCTCTACACGACCACGGCCGAGATCGACGCCCTGGCGCGCGGTCTCGACCAGGTCCGGAAGGTGTTCGGCTGA
- a CDS encoding helix-turn-helix transcriptional regulator yields MRNVGVVKYQVQLGDGAAATAAASDGRTRDRVAQLLQRGPATAAEIGGQLGLSPAAIRKHLDAMLADQLVETREVRRTGPRGRGRPAKAFVLTAAAREDLNPHHYDNIAAAALRWIAQHHGPEAVSAFAGSQIQALEDRCRTALQEAGPDPLARAEALADALTAEGYAASATTIASGGQLCQHHCPVAHVAAEFPQLCDAETEVISRLIGTHVQRLATIAHGDGVCTTHIPAPIQPPRPPPLKRTATAFMHTAANTVRTDT; encoded by the coding sequence ATACGTAACGTTGGCGTAGTGAAATACCAGGTGCAGCTAGGCGACGGTGCCGCGGCGACTGCCGCGGCGTCGGACGGCCGCACCCGCGATCGGGTCGCCCAGCTCCTGCAGCGTGGCCCGGCCACCGCCGCGGAGATCGGCGGCCAGCTGGGCCTGAGCCCGGCCGCGATCCGCAAGCACCTGGACGCGATGCTCGCCGATCAGCTGGTCGAGACCCGCGAGGTGCGCCGCACCGGCCCGCGCGGCCGGGGCCGCCCGGCCAAGGCGTTCGTGCTCACCGCCGCCGCCCGTGAGGATCTCAACCCGCACCACTACGACAATATCGCCGCCGCGGCGCTGCGCTGGATCGCCCAGCACCACGGCCCGGAGGCGGTCTCCGCGTTCGCCGGATCCCAGATCCAGGCGCTGGAGGACCGCTGCCGCACGGCCCTGCAGGAGGCCGGCCCCGACCCGCTCGCGCGGGCGGAGGCGCTCGCCGACGCGCTGACCGCGGAGGGCTACGCTGCCAGCGCGACCACGATCGCGTCCGGCGGACAGTTGTGCCAGCACCACTGCCCGGTGGCCCACGTGGCTGCCGAGTTTCCTCAGCTGTGCGACGCCGAGACCGAAGTCATCTCCCGGCTCATCGGCACCCACGTGCAGCGCCTCGCCACCATCGCGCACGGCGACGGGGTGTGCACCACGCACATCCCCGCCCCCATCCAACCGCCCCGCCCGCCGCCCCTAAAACGGACTGCGACTGCCTTTATGCACACCGCCGCAAACACGGTTAGGACAGATACATGA
- a CDS encoding non-heme iron oxygenase ferredoxin subunit, with translation MAFENVGPVTDIAKGTALQVEVDGVEIAVVHADDDNFYAVRDECSHASVALSEGEIDGCTLECWLHGSRFDLRTGEPSGPPAIDPVAVYPVEIRDGDIYVSTTPSNGVEP, from the coding sequence ATGGCTTTCGAGAACGTCGGCCCGGTGACCGACATCGCGAAAGGCACCGCCCTCCAGGTGGAGGTCGACGGTGTCGAGATCGCGGTGGTGCACGCCGACGACGACAACTTCTACGCGGTACGGGACGAGTGCAGCCACGCCTCGGTGGCGCTCTCCGAGGGTGAGATCGACGGGTGCACGCTGGAATGCTGGCTGCACGGATCCCGTTTCGATCTTCGTACCGGGGAGCCCTCCGGACCGCCCGCCATCGACCCGGTGGCGGTCTACCCCGTCGAGATCCGCGACGGAGACATCTACGTTTCGACGACACCGAGCAATGGAGTAGAGCCGTGA